One segment of Desulfovibrio inopinatus DSM 10711 DNA contains the following:
- a CDS encoding Smr/MutS family protein, with the protein MSKKNKNAFTNNPFHELKGIKVKKKAKKPVVQAPPEPEKAAVPHDEDHLFFRAMTGVDPMDTNKKGRQVAGLDAAPPVPPSLAKADEDAQVRESLADLINGKVEFELAFTDEFVQGYIKGIDSKIVRQLRAGRFSPEAHLDLHGLNADQAKAAILHFLREHYMLGRRCLLLIPGRGVNSPGGISILKEEVKSWLTRDPLRRIVLAFCTALPKHGGAGALYVLLRKQKKVGGKVVWEKHWDSFS; encoded by the coding sequence ATGTCGAAAAAGAACAAGAATGCATTCACCAATAACCCCTTCCACGAACTCAAAGGGATCAAAGTCAAAAAAAAGGCCAAAAAGCCGGTTGTCCAAGCTCCTCCTGAACCAGAAAAGGCGGCCGTCCCACACGATGAAGACCATCTTTTTTTCCGAGCAATGACCGGCGTTGATCCCATGGATACAAACAAAAAAGGACGTCAGGTCGCGGGTCTTGATGCCGCGCCACCTGTACCGCCATCATTAGCGAAAGCCGATGAAGACGCCCAGGTACGAGAAAGCTTGGCCGACCTTATCAATGGAAAGGTGGAGTTCGAACTCGCTTTCACCGACGAGTTTGTTCAAGGATACATCAAGGGAATTGATTCGAAAATTGTGCGTCAACTTCGAGCCGGACGTTTTTCTCCGGAAGCACACCTAGACTTGCATGGACTCAACGCCGACCAAGCAAAAGCGGCCATATTGCACTTTCTGAGAGAGCATTACATGTTGGGTCGACGCTGCCTCTTGCTCATTCCAGGTCGAGGCGTCAATTCACCAGGTGGAATTTCTATTCTTAAAGAAGAAGTCAAATCGTGGTTAACACGGGATCCTCTCAGAAGAATTGTGCTCGCGTTTTGCACGGCATTGCCCAAGCATGGGGGAGCTGGAGCGTTGTATGTGCTCTTACGCAAACAGAAAAAAGTTGGTGGTAAAGTTGTTTGGGAAAAACATTGGGACTCATTTTCATAA
- a CDS encoding winged helix-turn-helix domain-containing protein yields MDDPVLRMHMWLEVEGVTFFGLGRTLILERLAQCGSLQKAARSLGITHEAALEKIHQTEQMFGFKLIERVGGDKPGTSRRLRLTIFGELLSSAYRQWSESVERFALQQAMEIFPFPCRSYDASKEDIVTGHFSPTQNSSTPSRPRLSQAHR; encoded by the coding sequence ATGGATGATCCTGTTTTGCGAATGCACATGTGGCTTGAAGTGGAGGGAGTGACATTTTTCGGGCTGGGAAGAACACTGATTCTGGAACGGCTCGCACAATGTGGCTCCCTGCAAAAAGCGGCCCGCAGTCTCGGCATCACTCATGAAGCCGCACTGGAAAAAATTCATCAAACCGAACAAATGTTTGGTTTCAAGTTAATTGAACGCGTTGGTGGTGACAAACCAGGAACAAGCCGACGGTTGCGATTGACGATTTTTGGTGAATTGTTGTCCTCGGCGTATCGTCAATGGTCGGAGAGCGTGGAACGCTTTGCGCTGCAACAAGCCATGGAAATTTTCCCCTTTCCATGCCGCTCGTATGACGCTTCAAAAGAGGACATTGTGACTGGGCATTTTTCTCCGACGCAAAATTCTTCAACACCTTCGCGCCCTCGCTTAAGCCAGGCACATCGTTGA
- a CDS encoding DUF2905 domain-containing protein: MRDMQTAGKWLCVLGLCLIVAGLFMMYRDRLGPLAKILEKIPLGRLPGDVSIKRDGFSIYFPWVSCLVVSAVLSFLFYLFRR, from the coding sequence ATGAGAGACATGCAGACAGCAGGAAAATGGCTTTGTGTTTTGGGGCTCTGTCTGATCGTTGCCGGTCTATTTATGATGTATCGGGATCGGTTGGGACCATTGGCCAAAATACTTGAAAAAATTCCCCTTGGCCGACTTCCCGGCGATGTATCGATCAAACGTGATGGGTTCTCTATCTATTTCCCCTGGGTCAGTTGTCTTGTCGTCAGCGCGGTGCTGAGTTTCCTTTTCTATCTTTTCCGCCGCTAA
- a CDS encoding ABC transporter permease, whose translation MVSKEFVQMRRDRLTFAMMIAIPFMQLILFGFAINSDPKYLPTAVLDADPSVFSRTLIAAMQNSLYFKITRIISSEEQAHEALALGDVQFVLTIPVDFSRQLVRGERPVLLLEADATDPAATSNAVTALRTLVQSTFDRDLKGPLASLQSRPGPVDLRIHAKYNPEANTQYNIVPGLMGVVLTMTLVIITALAITRERERGTMENLLTTPVRPLEVMVGKIIPYIVVGYIQMGLIICAAVLIFNVPIYGSLLLLLVVSSLFIAANLAVGITFSTVAQNQLQAMQMSFFFFLPSILLSGFMFPFRGMPQWAQYLGSVLPLTHYLRIVRGIVLKGNTLTEIVPHLWPIATFVVVIMFIALKRYRQTLD comes from the coding sequence ATGGTGTCCAAAGAGTTCGTTCAAATGCGGCGTGATCGTCTGACTTTTGCCATGATGATCGCCATTCCTTTTATGCAGCTGATTTTGTTTGGATTTGCCATTAATTCCGATCCGAAATATTTGCCCACTGCCGTTCTTGATGCCGACCCGAGTGTTTTTTCCCGCACGCTCATCGCGGCGATGCAAAATAGTCTCTACTTCAAGATTACACGCATCATCAGCTCTGAAGAACAGGCACATGAAGCGTTGGCTTTGGGGGACGTTCAGTTCGTTCTGACGATTCCTGTTGATTTCTCCCGGCAACTTGTTCGTGGTGAGCGTCCCGTATTATTGCTTGAGGCTGATGCCACCGACCCAGCTGCCACGAGTAATGCAGTCACAGCACTTCGTACATTGGTGCAATCAACGTTTGACCGCGACCTGAAAGGGCCGTTGGCGAGTCTGCAATCCCGGCCTGGCCCCGTAGACCTCCGAATTCACGCTAAGTACAATCCCGAAGCCAATACACAATACAATATTGTTCCTGGGCTTATGGGTGTCGTGTTGACCATGACTTTGGTCATTATTACAGCTTTGGCCATTACCAGAGAACGTGAACGCGGAACGATGGAAAATCTTTTGACCACCCCTGTGCGACCTCTTGAGGTGATGGTTGGTAAAATCATTCCATATATCGTTGTTGGGTACATTCAGATGGGGCTGATTATTTGTGCTGCAGTTCTCATTTTCAACGTTCCGATATACGGAAGTTTGCTTTTGCTGCTTGTTGTCTCATCACTTTTTATTGCTGCGAATTTGGCCGTAGGAATTACATTTTCTACGGTGGCCCAGAATCAATTACAGGCCATGCAAATGTCGTTTTTTTTCTTCCTCCCATCCATCCTTCTTTCCGGATTCATGTTTCCGTTTCGCGGTATGCCGCAATGGGCGCAATATCTTGGGTCGGTATTACCCTTGACACACTACTTACGCATCGTTCGGGGGATTGTTCTCAAGGGCAATACATTGACGGAGATCGTTCCGCATCTATGGCCTATCGCGACGTTTGTCGTGGTCATTATGTTCATTGCTTTAAAGCGATACCGTCAGACATTGGATTGA
- a CDS encoding ABC transporter ATP-binding protein: MSTIQMPLDTDRPVIDVTGVTKVFGEKTVVNGIDMQVHQGEIYGFLGPNGSGKTTFLRMLCGLLIPDAGQGTCLGFDILTESRRIKPRVGYMAQKFSLYTDLSVHENLLFMARIYGVKRRRATVRDMITRMELDPFTHQLAGALSGGWKQRLALAACMLHNPDLLLLDEPTAGVDPKARRDFWNQVHKLTSQGMTALITTHYMDEAERCHRLAYIAYGNLLASGTVQDVIDQEGLTSFEIVGPELYKLGERLKSCPGIEQVVPFGNTLHLSGKDRDAMQSALQTEVDSQYQWRQIEPSLEEVFISLMNRARSGTS, from the coding sequence ATGAGCACAATCCAAATGCCTCTTGATACGGATCGACCTGTCATTGATGTGACCGGCGTGACCAAGGTTTTTGGAGAAAAAACAGTGGTCAATGGGATCGATATGCAGGTACATCAAGGGGAAATCTACGGATTTCTTGGGCCGAATGGATCAGGAAAAACAACATTTTTACGTATGTTGTGCGGGTTGCTGATCCCTGATGCTGGTCAAGGAACCTGTCTTGGGTTCGATATTCTCACTGAATCGCGCCGGATTAAGCCCCGTGTTGGGTATATGGCACAAAAATTCAGCCTATACACCGACTTATCTGTTCATGAAAATCTGCTTTTTATGGCTCGGATATATGGAGTGAAGAGGCGAAGAGCAACCGTGCGCGATATGATTACGCGTATGGAGCTCGACCCCTTTACGCATCAGCTCGCCGGGGCGTTGTCCGGTGGCTGGAAGCAACGTCTGGCATTGGCAGCTTGTATGCTGCACAATCCCGATCTTCTTTTATTGGACGAACCGACTGCGGGAGTTGATCCCAAAGCACGCCGTGACTTTTGGAATCAAGTGCATAAACTGACAAGTCAGGGCATGACGGCGCTCATTACAACACATTATATGGATGAGGCAGAACGCTGCCATCGTTTGGCGTATATCGCATACGGCAATCTGCTCGCATCCGGTACGGTACAGGATGTCATTGACCAAGAAGGGTTGACCTCGTTTGAAATCGTTGGACCTGAGTTGTATAAGCTTGGAGAACGGTTGAAATCATGTCCGGGCATTGAGCAAGTCGTTCCGTTTGGAAACACACTTCACTTGAGTGGGAAAGACAGAGACGCCATGCAATCGGCCCTACAAACCGAAGTCGATTCGCAATATCAATGGCGTCAAATTGAACCAAGTCTGGAAGAGGTCTTTATCAGTCTTATGAATCGGGCTCGTTCCGGAACGTCGTGA
- a CDS encoding HlyD family secretion protein, whose product MARFCCIFVCLVIAVVLITGCSPTESDALPGYIEGEFVRVASKLSGQLNVLSVTKGARIDSGVPLFTLEREFERQAVNQAKASVQEAVHTLHDMEKGSRPEELDQIRAEIKEIEARLKLLKLEYSRRTRLYRDKSIAQETLDITTSEYQQTQANLQRLRATLDTAKLASRIDRIKAAQSDVDVKKAALAQAQWNFDEKHQAAPQAGLVFDTLYREGEWVGAGQPVISLLPPENVKARFFIPENQVATLESGQTVFVHCDGCGEEYKGTISYISAEAEYSPPVIFSQVFRTKLVFMVEAVFPPEVAAKLHPGQPIDVYLHEHNPNAS is encoded by the coding sequence ATGGCGCGGTTTTGTTGCATTTTTGTCTGCCTTGTAATCGCAGTTGTTCTTATTACAGGGTGTAGTCCCACCGAATCCGACGCACTACCTGGGTATATTGAAGGAGAGTTTGTCCGTGTCGCATCGAAATTATCCGGACAATTGAATGTCTTATCCGTTACAAAAGGCGCGCGGATTGACTCCGGGGTACCATTGTTTACGCTGGAACGGGAATTTGAGCGACAAGCTGTCAACCAGGCAAAAGCATCAGTACAAGAAGCAGTCCATACACTTCACGATATGGAAAAAGGAAGTCGTCCAGAAGAGTTGGATCAAATTCGGGCAGAAATTAAAGAAATTGAAGCGCGATTGAAGTTGTTGAAGTTGGAATATTCTCGCCGAACGCGGCTCTATCGTGACAAAAGTATTGCCCAAGAAACGCTTGATATCACCACCTCGGAGTATCAACAGACACAAGCCAACCTGCAACGACTTCGGGCGACTTTGGATACGGCGAAGTTAGCGTCTCGGATTGATCGCATTAAAGCTGCACAAAGTGATGTGGATGTTAAAAAAGCGGCATTGGCTCAAGCTCAGTGGAATTTTGATGAAAAACACCAGGCTGCCCCACAAGCAGGACTTGTTTTCGATACTCTTTATAGAGAAGGAGAGTGGGTTGGTGCTGGGCAACCCGTGATTTCGCTTCTGCCACCGGAAAATGTCAAAGCACGGTTTTTTATTCCGGAAAATCAGGTCGCGACACTCGAATCAGGGCAGACTGTTTTTGTGCACTGTGATGGCTGCGGTGAAGAATATAAGGGTACGATTTCATATATTTCGGCAGAGGCGGAATATTCGCCGCCTGTTATTTTCAGTCAGGTGTTTCGTACAAAGCTTGTCTTTATGGTAGAGGCTGTATTTCCTCCAGAGGTCGCCGCGAAACTGCATCCTGGACAACCTATCGATGTGTATCTCCATGAGCACAATCCAAATGCCTCTTGA
- a CDS encoding MlaE family ABC transporter permease, producing the protein MESQPSQFFLHPAVVGRRTLALIGEFGAFACFLGFGIRSIFTLPFQFSKIIQQMYFIGVKSIFVIALIGLFTGMVLGLQGYYTLVKFGSEGLLGAAVALSIIRELGPVLTAIMVTGRAGSAMAAEIGIMRISEQIDALDTMDIDPIRFLIGPRIVAALICFPLLTAIFDVIGILGGYVSGVALLGINKGIYFYRINSSVELTDIMGGFTKAIVFGLLVVTICCFEGYFTHTRAGGFGAKGVSLATTSAVVLSCIFILVSDYVLTSFLL; encoded by the coding sequence ATGGAATCACAACCTTCACAATTCTTTCTTCACCCGGCTGTGGTCGGACGGCGAACGCTTGCGCTCATTGGCGAATTTGGCGCATTCGCCTGTTTTCTCGGGTTTGGCATCCGTTCAATCTTTACTTTGCCATTCCAATTTTCAAAAATCATCCAACAAATGTACTTCATTGGTGTTAAATCCATCTTTGTCATTGCACTGATTGGATTATTCACCGGTATGGTCCTCGGCCTGCAAGGCTATTACACTCTCGTTAAATTCGGCTCGGAAGGACTTTTAGGAGCTGCTGTCGCGCTCTCTATTATACGCGAACTCGGCCCGGTGTTGACAGCCATCATGGTGACAGGTCGCGCCGGTTCAGCGATGGCTGCAGAAATCGGTATTATGCGTATATCCGAACAAATCGATGCTCTCGATACAATGGATATCGATCCTATTCGCTTTCTCATAGGCCCGCGCATCGTTGCGGCGCTCATCTGCTTCCCGCTTCTTACCGCCATATTTGATGTCATTGGCATCCTCGGAGGGTACGTCAGCGGAGTAGCACTGCTTGGAATCAACAAAGGGATCTATTTTTATCGGATCAATTCAAGCGTTGAATTGACCGATATTATGGGGGGCTTCACGAAAGCGATTGTTTTTGGACTGCTTGTCGTGACTATCTGTTGTTTCGAAGGATATTTCACGCACACACGAGCTGGTGGTTTCGGGGCCAAGGGTGTCAGCTTGGCGACAACATCGGCCGTGGTATTATCCTGTATCTTCATTCTTGTTTCCGACTATGTCCTAACGTCATTTTTACTATAA
- the mlaD gene encoding outer membrane lipid asymmetry maintenance protein MlaD, with amino-acid sequence MTKYRIETAVGIFVLAGLACVAYLTIHLGKVELFGGNTYTINARFNDVTGLVAGAEVQMAGVTIGHVDSIHLRPEDKTALVSMQIQKDVPLDEDAIASIKTSGLIGDKYIKISPGGSDVPLAPGALLTDTESSVDLTDLIGKYIFGGVK; translated from the coding sequence ATGACTAAATATCGAATAGAAACAGCCGTCGGCATCTTCGTCCTCGCGGGCTTGGCGTGTGTGGCATACCTGACAATTCACTTAGGAAAAGTCGAATTGTTCGGAGGAAACACCTATACGATCAATGCTCGATTCAACGATGTAACGGGACTTGTCGCAGGTGCCGAAGTTCAAATGGCCGGCGTGACCATAGGCCATGTCGACAGCATTCACCTCCGTCCTGAAGATAAAACTGCTCTTGTTTCCATGCAGATTCAAAAGGATGTCCCGCTTGACGAGGATGCTATCGCATCCATCAAAACAAGCGGACTCATCGGAGACAAGTATATCAAAATATCTCCGGGTGGTTCTGATGTCCCCCTCGCACCGGGGGCACTGCTCACGGATACGGAATCCAGCGTGGATTTAACAGACCTTATTGGTAAATACATTTTTGGTGGCGTAAAATAA
- a CDS encoding ABC transporter substrate-binding protein: protein MKKHLSFFLSLAVLLMLVYTPAQAANSATTTLKTSVDTVISLLKKQKETGQSQRDQIKHVMADIFDKTELSRRALGIAWKNFTPDQQARFVTAFVTLLDKTYVDKLDGFSGETVIFEHEVSLGPDKAEVATKIVRNSGADIPIVYRMILNDGVWRIYDVVIEGVSLVRNYRKQFNSLLQNTTPDKLIEKINSMA from the coding sequence ATGAAAAAGCATCTTTCATTTTTTTTGTCTTTGGCTGTGTTGCTCATGTTGGTATATACTCCTGCCCAAGCTGCTAATTCAGCGACAACGACGTTGAAAACATCTGTCGACACCGTCATTAGTTTGTTGAAAAAGCAAAAGGAAACGGGCCAATCGCAACGAGACCAGATTAAGCACGTCATGGCCGACATTTTCGATAAAACGGAATTATCTCGGCGTGCACTTGGTATAGCGTGGAAAAATTTTACCCCAGACCAACAAGCACGTTTTGTCACTGCATTTGTAACCTTGCTCGACAAAACCTATGTCGATAAGCTTGATGGCTTTTCTGGTGAAACCGTTATTTTTGAACACGAGGTCTCCCTTGGTCCGGATAAAGCGGAAGTCGCGACAAAAATTGTCCGGAATTCAGGCGCAGATATTCCCATTGTTTACCGCATGATACTCAATGATGGTGTATGGCGAATCTATGATGTTGTTATCGAAGGTGTCAGTTTGGTTCGCAATTACCGAAAGCAGTTCAACTCGTTGCTGCAAAATACAACACCCGATAAACTCATCGAAAAAATCAATTCCATGGCGTAA
- a CDS encoding MlaA family lipoprotein encodes MKTRTFACDTRFIVLSLLLLALSLAGCAKKNHQSVDPASADMMTTTTSEKSTTSGVPKLIGQSDTTFDDTSNAEVLDIDGSIKDPFERWNRFWFSFNDTVYTAIQPIADGYAYVVPSFLRTGIKNVYNNILFPMRFLNCLLQLDFTKAQREFGRFLINSTFGFGGLVDVAKTDPNLYPQDEDFGQTLGRWGMGYGFYMVIPFLGPSSARDGFGMIVDLGTSPTTYILEPWYLSYIIKGADRFNMLPELLADYNTMKQGAIEPYVALRDFYVQYRNKKVRE; translated from the coding sequence ATGAAGACGAGAACGTTCGCCTGCGACACCCGTTTCATAGTGCTGAGCCTGCTGCTTTTGGCACTCAGCCTTGCCGGTTGTGCAAAAAAAAACCACCAGTCTGTCGATCCGGCCAGTGCCGACATGATGACAACAACAACCAGCGAGAAATCTACAACGTCCGGTGTTCCCAAACTCATTGGACAGAGTGACACCACCTTTGACGATACCTCTAACGCAGAAGTACTGGATATCGATGGAAGTATTAAAGATCCCTTTGAACGATGGAACCGTTTCTGGTTTTCGTTCAATGATACAGTCTATACAGCCATCCAACCAATTGCCGATGGGTATGCCTACGTTGTGCCCTCGTTTCTGCGTACGGGAATCAAAAATGTGTATAATAACATTTTGTTTCCCATGCGATTTCTTAACTGTTTACTCCAACTCGATTTCACCAAGGCACAACGAGAATTCGGTCGTTTTCTCATCAACTCCACTTTCGGTTTTGGTGGACTCGTCGATGTTGCCAAGACGGACCCCAATCTCTACCCCCAAGATGAAGATTTTGGACAAACACTTGGACGTTGGGGTATGGGATACGGGTTCTATATGGTCATTCCATTTCTTGGTCCATCGTCAGCCCGTGATGGCTTCGGCATGATTGTCGACCTCGGCACAAGTCCTACCACCTACATTCTTGAGCCATGGTATCTTTCCTATATTATTAAGGGTGCTGATCGGTTTAACATGCTTCCGGAATTGCTGGCCGATTACAATACGATGAAGCAAGGAGCCATAGAGCCATATGTTGCACTGCGTGATTTCTATGTGCAGTATCGCAACAAAAAAGTGAGAGAATAA
- a CDS encoding protein jag has protein sequence MTDWKSFSGKTVDDAIEEACRFFREDRDKLEIEIFSGGSTGIFGLVGKKKAEIRAKVRGEAHLDLEPSSRDAGANTDKSPRTNEQASSGKKSAKQSGDRDRKGRQGENKRQERPRRPEKQAKAESAEREERQHAKPAKPDSLETKNQPPQAAQQPQEVPQKHEQVTEVPPAVEKADQEDVKIAPQERQPLVLTNELKELIQGVMTTILEAMLEQTPPMEFEAHGDRINVTIDDDENSGLIIGREGQTLSSLQYLVNRIVARKWEEPVRIQVNTGEYREKQDDNLRKMAIYLADKAKTQGRPQSTKPLSSYHRRVVHLALQEDASIQTRSKGDGPLKRVIILPRRGNRQEQQTGK, from the coding sequence ATGACGGATTGGAAAAGTTTCAGTGGGAAAACTGTCGATGATGCCATTGAAGAGGCGTGCCGTTTTTTTCGAGAAGACAGAGACAAGTTGGAGATAGAGATTTTTTCAGGTGGCTCTACTGGAATCTTTGGTTTGGTCGGCAAAAAAAAGGCTGAAATCAGAGCAAAAGTACGAGGCGAAGCCCACCTTGATCTTGAACCTTCGTCACGAGATGCCGGAGCGAATACCGACAAATCGCCCCGCACAAATGAACAAGCCTCTAGCGGAAAGAAATCCGCGAAACAGTCTGGAGATCGTGACCGGAAAGGTCGCCAAGGAGAGAATAAGCGCCAGGAGCGGCCGCGTCGTCCTGAAAAACAGGCAAAAGCAGAATCGGCAGAGCGTGAAGAGCGGCAACATGCGAAACCTGCGAAGCCTGACTCTCTCGAAACAAAAAATCAACCACCCCAGGCTGCACAGCAACCACAAGAAGTTCCGCAGAAGCATGAGCAGGTTACTGAAGTGCCACCTGCTGTCGAAAAAGCGGATCAGGAGGACGTGAAGATCGCGCCTCAAGAACGTCAGCCGCTCGTCCTCACCAATGAATTGAAAGAACTCATTCAAGGTGTCATGACGACGATTTTAGAGGCCATGCTTGAGCAAACTCCACCAATGGAGTTTGAAGCGCATGGTGATCGGATCAATGTCACTATCGATGATGATGAAAATTCTGGTCTGATTATTGGTCGCGAAGGACAAACCTTGTCGTCTCTGCAGTATCTCGTCAATCGCATTGTAGCGAGAAAATGGGAAGAACCCGTACGCATTCAAGTCAATACGGGTGAATATCGAGAGAAACAAGATGATAACCTGCGTAAGATGGCGATATACCTAGCGGATAAAGCCAAAACACAGGGACGTCCGCAAAGTACAAAACCGTTGAGTTCCTATCATCGCCGTGTTGTTCACCTTGCATTACAAGAAGATGCATCCATTCAAACGCGGAGCAAGGGCGATGGTCCTTTGAAACGCGTGATTATCCTGCCTCGTCGAGGAAATCGACAAGAACAACAGACAGGAAAATAG
- the yidC gene encoding membrane protein insertase YidC → MDNKRVIMAVALSFIVLLSWNYFFPPAKPPVETAKPTATASADAQTPTTSSAQTADSTPAAPLEDASFTASKGRSVTVDTPLYRAIFDSNGAVLQRFDLKKYKKTIEPDSPPVDLVTEASLNKAPMGLLVDGKPSWTNGSWTFAGDDVTLAAGENAELTFKATIDGITVTRTLSFDADSYLISESDLLSSDTSATVRLAHTLASSTLTREGDRYNTTRIAYYNASGLNEEQDKDDLEKGILLSDGLEWGAIESNYFALTLLPIEQNAVLKGKITDDIFRIATEVSSISLNSGVGREIATAYYLGPKVTSYLATAPNNLAAIVNYGWFDFIAKPLIKLLHFFYGYVHNYGVAIIILTILIKAIFWPLSQKSYKSMEKMKKLQPLMADLREKYKDDRQKMNEELMQLYKTYKVNPAGGCFPMLIQIPVFIGLYQGLLNAIELRHAPFIAHLPFTDMIWLADLSAKDPYYITPLIMGATMFLQQKMTPSPGDPTQAKIMLLMPIVFTFLFLNFPSGLVVYWMVNNVLSIAQQWLMIRKA, encoded by the coding sequence ATGGATAATAAACGTGTTATAATGGCAGTCGCCTTGTCATTTATTGTCTTGTTAAGCTGGAACTATTTCTTTCCTCCAGCCAAACCTCCGGTCGAAACGGCCAAACCTACAGCTACCGCATCTGCAGATGCGCAGACTCCGACAACGTCGTCGGCCCAGACTGCGGATTCAACTCCTGCAGCACCTTTGGAAGACGCATCGTTTACGGCTTCAAAAGGACGCAGTGTCACTGTTGATACCCCGCTCTATCGGGCTATCTTTGATTCCAATGGCGCTGTGTTGCAGCGGTTTGATCTGAAAAAATACAAAAAGACGATCGAACCAGATTCTCCGCCGGTCGATCTCGTGACGGAAGCGTCTTTAAACAAGGCACCCATGGGATTGCTTGTTGACGGTAAACCATCGTGGACAAATGGAAGTTGGACGTTTGCCGGCGATGATGTGACATTGGCTGCTGGTGAAAATGCTGAATTGACATTTAAAGCGACTATCGACGGTATTACCGTAACACGAACATTGTCGTTCGATGCCGATTCGTATCTTATTTCAGAAAGTGATTTGTTGTCGTCCGATACATCGGCAACGGTTCGCCTTGCTCATACTTTGGCGTCCTCCACGCTGACCCGTGAGGGCGATCGGTATAACACAACTCGTATTGCGTATTACAACGCAAGTGGGTTGAACGAGGAACAAGACAAAGATGATCTGGAAAAGGGCATTTTGTTGTCCGACGGGCTGGAATGGGGGGCTATCGAGAGCAATTATTTTGCCCTGACGCTTTTACCCATTGAACAAAACGCGGTGCTGAAGGGAAAAATTACGGACGATATTTTCCGTATTGCAACAGAAGTTTCATCTATCAGCCTGAACAGCGGAGTCGGCCGAGAAATTGCGACCGCATACTATCTTGGTCCCAAAGTCACATCGTATTTGGCTACAGCCCCCAACAACCTGGCAGCCATTGTCAATTATGGCTGGTTTGACTTCATCGCCAAGCCTCTTATCAAACTCCTTCATTTCTTTTATGGATATGTCCACAACTATGGTGTGGCCATTATTATTTTGACGATTCTCATTAAGGCCATATTCTGGCCTCTGTCGCAAAAGAGCTACAAGTCCATGGAGAAAATGAAAAAGCTCCAGCCTTTGATGGCCGATTTGCGCGAAAAGTACAAAGATGACCGCCAGAAGATGAACGAAGAGTTGATGCAGCTCTACAAAACGTACAAGGTCAATCCGGCAGGCGGATGTTTTCCGATGCTTATTCAAATTCCTGTCTTTATCGGGTTGTACCAAGGCTTGCTCAACGCTATTGAATTGCGTCATGCTCCATTTATTGCGCATTTGCCGTTTACGGACATGATCTGGCTGGCGGACCTCTCGGCCAAGGACCCGTATTATATTACGCCGCTTATTATGGGCGCGACCATGTTCTTGCAGCAAAAGATGACGCCGTCCCCCGGAGATCCGACACAGGCCAAGATCATGCTGCTGATGCCTATCGTGTTCACGTTCCTCTTTCTTAACTTTCCTTCGGGCCTCGTTGTGTACTGGATGGTTAACAATGTTCTGTCCATCGCGCAGCAATGGTTGATGATCCGGAAGGCATAG
- the yidD gene encoding membrane protein insertion efficiency factor YidD codes for MSSSLAMNSFRFFDALAETFDHKAKTCRPTLEPCLRASATRRPGLVPPSRPGVAFRPGIRHITMRPLILFFIRVYQYTISPYFPPSCRFQPTCSHYAYEAVVRHGALAGSVLAAYRLLRCHPFCKGGYDPVPRSLPRPFHLRTLLPKTLGKNS; via the coding sequence ATGTCTTCGTCGCTCGCGATGAACTCATTCCGATTTTTCGACGCCTTGGCAGAGACTTTCGACCACAAAGCGAAAACGTGTAGGCCGACTTTGGAACCCTGCCTCCGTGCATCTGCAACCAGACGCCCTGGTCTTGTTCCACCGTCCCGTCCAGGAGTCGCTTTCCGACCGGGAATTCGCCATATCACTATGCGTCCCCTCATTCTTTTTTTTATCCGGGTGTATCAGTACACTATCTCGCCGTATTTTCCGCCGAGTTGTCGATTTCAACCAACCTGTTCACATTATGCGTACGAAGCGGTTGTACGCCACGGAGCCTTGGCCGGATCGGTTTTAGCCGCATATCGCCTGCTGCGATGTCATCCGTTTTGCAAAGGCGGCTATGATCCGGTCCCCCGGTCGTTACCACGCCCTTTTCACTTGAGGACCTTGTTGCCAAAAACCTTGGGAAAAAACTCCTAG